ACTATTCATATTACGCTAGAATCCAAACCTTCGTGAAATTTGATTGTCTATGACTATAATTGTGATATTGATATCTAGTCTGTTTGATTTTGACATCTTCCACTTCTATCTTCTGCCGGATAACAAGCTTGATTATGTTGATACTTCGTGCTGTTCTCGTAATCTTATCTGTGGAGAGAGCTATTACCGTGTGGTAAGCTAGCCTTGTGCCACATTTTCACGCATTGCTATATTTTTTCCCTCTTACGTAATAAATCAAGTATGATGGATGTTTTTGTATTACTGGTTTGCCTGGCTCTCGTAGGGTGCCGCGTTAAGTAATCCTGAGGGGTGGACATGTTTCGTTAATTGCATTCTCCAGTGTGTGGTTCACACTGTTCCTCTGGTGTTGAAGCTTCAAAAAGATGATCACACAGATGCATGTCCCGGTAAGGCATTTAGTCCAGTTCTCTTCTGTTCTTTAACTGTCTTCCTGTTGAGCATCTATTCTATCGACTGCCGTGTTTCAACTAAAATTTTAATATTTTGCTAGGTGCCTCTGGCAAATTCTGCTGTTACTGCTCCCTAAAAGTCCATGCTGATGAAGTTATCAGTCTCTCTGGGGCTGTTCTTTACCCAAAGAAGTTTGTCGAACACCTGAAATGTAGGTGCTTATATTATCAGAAATTTCTTTTGTTGTAGTGCTCGTCTTGTTTAACTATGTTCTATGCATTTACACCTTCAGTGTTTTAGCTGTCATATTCTCGTTATTAGAGAACTGCGACATTTGGAAGTACATCATTGCAATTATGCGCTGAACTCTGTTGTTCAAAAAACTGTTGCAGTATTTTCAGAAAATTGCCGGCGGGGAAGGCACCAAGATGCCCATGAATTCCTCCGCTGCTTGCTTGATAAATTAGATGAGGCCTCTGTCCCTCCCAGGTCCCCATCATCTGAGAGACCCTCTTCAATTGTCACACAGGTTTTTGGAGGACAGCTAAAAAGCCAGGTGTACCTGTTGATCCTCACTACAACTTGATCAATATCATTCAGACTTACTCGTGATACttagtattattatttttttgcttgtgCAGTTGCATTGCCCAGAGTGCAACTATTGCTCAGACAGATTGGAGCCTTTCCTTGACCTTAACTTGGAGGTTATCCCGATGGCCACTGTCATGGATGCACTAAAATCTTTTACCAAGATTGAGGTGTTTGAAAATTACGGTTGTGATGGGTGCAAATCTCGTGTGAACATGGAAAAGCAATTAAAGGTGGAGCAGGCTCCAGAAGTTCTTGTAATCCAGCTCAAGCGGTTTCAAAATTTTGGAAGTCATATAACTAAGATTGAAGACTGCATGATGTATCAGGAAGAGCTGGACTTAAACCCATTCATGAGCTCCCCGGATAATGTGAGTTCATTTTCTTCTCATTTGATCAAATTCCGCATGCACCCAAGTATATGGCTGATGCACACTATGTGGCTGCAGAAACCTCAGAAATATGATTTGTATGGAGTTGTAGAACACGAGGGTGCTCCATCAAATGGTCACTATGTTTGTTATATCCGTTCGTCACGAACTAATTGGTTTCACTTCAATGATTCTAAGGTAATATGTTTACAGTTAGTACTCCCTCCCATCCAAAATAAGtgccgtggttttagttcaaattgtaTCCTCTCGTTCAGTTGCATGGTTCTAAACTTCTACAGTGCAGGTTATGAAAATCAACGATGCCATGGCTTTGGAGAGTGAAGCATACCTTCTATTCTATGCGAAGCAAGGTTCATCCCCGTGGTTCTCTACCTTACTTAAGAGAAAAAACTACGTTTCCGGTGACACTGAGGAGGGTGGttacagtagcagtagcagtgaaGATGACTATTATCCTGAAGGCCTGTCTTGGCATAGTAAGTGTGATATTTTCTTTTtattaaaataaaaaaaaactGAATTTACTATCTATGACAGCTGGTAGTGGTAACATGATATCTATTGACAGACACTTTTGTTATTATCTGTACTCGGTTTATATTTTTACCTGTACTGTCAGTCAGTCAGACGTGAGATGTTTTTGTCCCGTTGCAGATGATGGCGACAAAACCAGATCGGCGACGAAAGAAGAAACAGATCTGCAGCTTAGACAAATAATATCTATGCAAAAAGAGAAGTGCCGCGAGAGAGAGATTGAAGAAAAAGCGAAGGCAGAAGGAGACAGCAGCATCCAAACTACTTGTCCTGAAAGCTTGTCTTGGCGTAGTAAGTGTTATCCTTTTAAATTTTAATGAAAAATCAGAGGCTTCGAAGAGAGTGCATGTTGTGGAAATGCATAATGGTAAGTTAACTTTATGGATCGTTGCAGAATTTACTTGAAACTTAGTATGCGAGTTAAGTGGTAAGTATGAAGGTAGGTGATGCTAGCTGCATGCAGGTAGGTGATGCTAGTTGCATGTTCACCTGTAGAAGAGTTGTATAGAACTTCACTTTTGTTGTAGGGTTCGTTGTAAACATCGTGCTAGAGAATATCATCAAGATGGACTAGAGTAGGATCAGTGGTGTAGTTGGTAATCACGTCAGATCGACAATCTGCAAGGTAGGATGTATTGACACTGGGAGCCAACGGTTGCTTGAACCAAGCAGATCACGTAACTACGCAGCCCCCCGCCTAATACAGTCTATTCTCACTAGATCACTGTACACGGTACCTGATTCTAACCAAGCGCCTTGTTTGTTCATTCAAGGACAATTGGCATGATTCATCCCAGTATAGCGCAACCACTGTTAGGACTTCTTTGCTTGTACCGTCAGTCAGTCAGTCATGTGATTTTTTTGTCCCGTTTGCAGATGATGACGACAAAACCCGATCAGCGAGGAAGCGCACGTGGGAGTGGGACAACAACCTCGAagcggtggaagaggaagaggaagaggaggaagaagaagatgatgatgatgatgttgaagaAGACCATACTACTATGTCTGCTCGGACTAATTATCttgggtgaaaacctagattctggccATGTGCTTGGATCCGGTGACGGCGGCGCTTGAGTGTCGCTCATTTTCTAAAGACGTTTCTGTTGAACAACCTCGTCATTCATGTAGTGTCATGacatggttggtgcggatatggtcgttGTTGTAGTTTGCCAATCGCATATCACCTTTTCCTCGCCTACACATatctttggtcttatatgactttgctaatTGTTGGTGTGTTTTCGCGTGTGTGAGTTGGTGTTGACtatgtgcatcctagctatgcagaggccgagtGTGTGCTCATCGTGTTGTGTCttcttgatgctccattttgagcAAATAAAATCCACTTCTGAAAATACCACAAAAATCAACACTTTGTCAAAACTATCATGATACAATGTGAtagaatggtatctcgctagcccttttggAGACCATGAATGCAAAGCACCTTtgaagttcaagcaacgactaaacattaaAAATCGGCGTAGAAAACATCCAGTCATGCTCCATCCAACATTAATTAGACCAAATGCATATTAAgacctcctttggtttagaggaatcttgtaggaatttcataggataggatttctataggaaaaattccttcagagccctttggtttgtaggaatggaatcctattcctatggaggaattcttcatatccttcacatttcataggaaaataaacatcaacctagactcaatgaaaaaaaaatcctatgatgtgaatcaaagggcatatcctttcctattcctactcataggatttgagatacatgtcatctcatttcctatgactttcctattcctacgattttcctaccctatgaaccaaaggaggcctaaactAAGAATGTCAACAGCGCTCTTTATGTTGGTGCTTgaatgagaaggtgatgactcaacaataaaagaaAGAAGGGCCCTTCACAGAAGAAAGCATGGATTTGCTTATGTACCAGAGCTCATTGTTTAAAACAAAGAAGATTTTATTTTTGGAGGTATACTTTCAGTCGACTGTTTGACAATAGAGAATCTCGTCATCTTATATGATAAACAAGCAAGAGTGTTTTCCAGAGTCAATTGCAAGAAACCGCCACATTTGTGGCTAGGTTTGCAGGAAACTACCAAGTCGTTAATCTGTTGCAAAAAACACCGTAAAATCTCTTAACCCGTTGCAAAAAGCACTGAACAGCCGTTTAGCCTCGTTTGATCTCTTTTCCGACAGGTGGGCCCCGAAAACGCTGACGTGGCATGACGGACAGGCAAACGGCGCCGTTAGGAACAAAACGCTCAAGACGCCGCGCCTGTCGGTCTTTGTCAGACAGTCCCCCCCGCGCCCCTGTCCCCTCTCTCGCCCCGCTCCCCTctcctctctcgcccctgctcgccGCCGGTGATGGCCACCTCGCGTGGCGGTGatgatggcggtggcggtggtgctgGCGATGCATCTGGTGGCAGTGGTGCTCCTGCAGATCCAACAGAGGTTTGCGGCAGTTCAAACCCATCTCAGGCTCCGCCTCTTCCACAGCCGCCGTCGCCGTCTTACTGTGTTGAGTACGTGGCGGCGAGGGCATTCGCCAAGGCCGTGAAGGAAGATCCAGAGGGGAGCCATCACTACGCATCCTCCTTCGGTGGTGTCTCGTAAGTTTTCTCTTTCCGTACCCCGATTTGgtttctagggttagggttctaaGTGTTTGTGATTCTAGTGTTATAGGATTATTGTTGTAGGTTGTTTATGTGGTCAGGCATGTAAGTGAAGTGTTTATGTAGTTCTAGGGTTCTAAGTGTATGTAGTAGGCACCTAAACATTAACTGAAATTACTGAATGTTAAACTCAATTTGAACCTACTCAATTACATGAAATTACTGAATGTTAAACTCAATTTCAACCTACTCAATTACTGAATTTACAACTGAATATTTAAATGAAAATGTTACTGAATTTATAACTGAATCCTGTACTGAATTGTTAAGTGAACAAATTACTTTAACTGTATTTTGGACTGAAACTTTAACTGAAACTTTAACCGAAACTTTAACTGAATAGTTTACTCTAACTGTATTTTTAACTTAAACTGTATTTTTAACTGAAACTTTAGTTAAATCTTTAAGTGAAACATTAACTGAATTGTTTGTACTAACTGAATATATAACTGAATATTTAACTTTTAACTGAATTTTGAAATGAAACTGTAATTTTAACTTAAACACTATTTTTAACTGAAACTTTAGTTAAGTCTTTAAGTGCAACATTAACTGAACTGTTTCTACTAACTGAATATTTAACTTTTAACTGGATTTTTAACTGAAACTGTATTTTTAACTGAATCTTTAGCTTTTAACTGAATTGTTTACTTGAACTCAATTGCTTTACTTGAACTGTAGATTGAATGATGAAGTGTGGGAAGTCAGATTCCATTTCCATGACAGAGATAATCTTGAAAGAAGCCTAAATGTGGATGATATCACATTTTACAATCTGATTGCACTAATAGAGCTTGAAGGATATGGGATGACAGACTTTATGTATTATGTCAGAGATCCAGGTGTTGGGGTTTCAGGTATGGAAGAACTGACAGATGATGATAAGGTGGAGGAAATGTTGGATGACCTAGTTATCAAAGGTCAGAAGGTGGTGAACATAACAGTCATCAGAAGTGATGCTCCAAGACCTAGTGATTTGAACATTGGACCAGTTTGTGAGGAGCAGGTTCCATTATCTGAAATAGGTGTGCCAGTGGTGTATGAGATAGATACAGCAGGAGTACTGTTTCCTAGCCCAACAAAGCCACAACCAGTGCCAGTGCAGGTCATTAACACACAGGAGAGTTCATTTTTGAAGCAGAAGTGTGCACCAGTACCAGAATTTGCAATGGAGAGGCATGAGTATTTCATGGAGCAAGACCAAGATCAAGAGCAAATTGAGCAACTGATGGAGCAGAAGAGGAATGAAGAGATTGAGAAGTTTAGGAAAAAggggaaagaaaaagagaaatacAAGGCAGCTAAAAGAAAACTTCCAGAGCTAATGGCTGAAGATTTCACTGATAGTGACAGTGACACAGATTTACTAGCAGATGAGGATATAATTGCTAGGcttgaggcaatgaagaagcatAGAGATGATCCACTTCATCATATTGAAGGGGACACTGATGTGGATGAGCCATATGaagcagatgaggaggaggaggaggaggagaaggcaccagaggaggaggaggaagggagcaGCATAGGAGGAAGTAGCAGAGGAAGTAAAAGAAAGGGGCCAACTATAAGATCTCATGCTAGTTTGGATGAGATTATTGAGGAAGATTGGTTTCCTTCAtctgatgaggagagcaaccctggTGACCTAAGTCAGGAGGACAATGATGGGGCTCAACTACCATGTGTGAAGCTTCCAGCTGATAGGAAGAGCAGGGCTAAAAAGAGGAAGCCTAGAGTTTGGTATGATGAGCAAAGGGAGAACCCAGAAGAGCAATTTATGAAGAATCTTTGTTTCCTAGATGTGACCCAGTTCAGGAGGGTACTTCCTAATTTTCACATCTCACAAAATAGGAACCATGCCTTCCACAGGAACTGTCCAGACAGGATTATAGCTGTCTGCAAATTTGAGAATTGTCCATTTTTCATTGCAGCTTCTCAGATAGCACATGAGAAGACATTCTGTATAAAGAAACTGAACTTGCACCACAGCTGCCCAGTAGTAGGAGAGAGCACAAAAGTTACTGCTAAGTGGTTGGCACATGAATGTGAGCAACAGTTGAGGACAGACCCCAACACACCTGTCTAGACTATAATTTCAAACTTGAAGCAAAAGCATGGAATAGAGGTATCTATACATATGGCCTATAGGGCAAGAAAGCTAGCTAAAAATGTAGTCCTAGGAGATCAGAAGGCACAATATCATAGGATAAGGGATTACCTAGAAGGTGTGCTAGAAACCAATCCAGGAAGTAGATGCATTGTCACAACAAAGCATCTGAAACTACATCCAAGCAAAAACCCAAGATTCCATGGCTTGTTCATCTGCCTCAATGCTTGCAAAGAGGGTTTCCTTAATGGTTGCAGACCATTCATAGGTATGTGCACACCTACTAATTAACTAGTGACTCTACATTTATATGTGCACACCCACTAATTTGTTGGTAATCTACTTGTGATCTTGTATGATAGGTGTTGATGGTTGCTTCATAAAGTTGACAACAGGGCAGCAAATCTTGGCTGCCACTGGAAGAGATGGAAACAATAACATATTTCCGATTGCTTTTGCAATAGTGGACAAGGAAAACACAGCAAGCTGGTCTTGGTTTCTTACTCAATTAAAATATGCCATTGGTGGTGAGTCAGGCAAGTTTGGCTACTACACTATTATATCTGACAGGCAAAAGATACTACTATCTCTACTCTAATCATTGCTTGCATTGCTTATTAATTGTCTATGTTTATTAATTTCATACATGGCATTGTTGTAGTATTCTCAAACTGTAGTTCATTCAAACAGGGCCTTCTTACAGCCATAAACAATGTATTCCCCAATTGCAAACAAAGATTCTGCCTTAGACATATTTATCAGAACTTTCAAACTGCTGGTTTTAGAGGGGAAGAGTTGAAGAAATACATGTATCAGGCAAGTTATTCCTATACTGAGCATGGTTATGTAACAGCAATGGAAGGCATGAAAAAGGAGTGTGAGCCAGCTTGGAAATGGCTATCTAGGATACCAAAACATACATGGGCTAGGCATGCCATGGACAACAATTGCAAAACTGACTTGGTAGTGAACAATATAAGTGAAGTTTTTAACAAGATGATACTTGATGTCAGAGCCAAACCCAATAGAACTATGGTAGATGGGATCAGGACAAAGCTGTTAGTGAAGTTCAATGCAAATAGGACAAAGACTGAGACTGCTAAGTGGCAGATATGCCCAACATATGCTGAGAAGCTAGAGGAAGCAAAACATCATTCTAGGTTTTGTCAGTCTATCAAAGCTGGACCAGATCTCTTCCAGGTGACAAGTGGAGAAAGCACATATGCAGTTAACTTGTTGCTACATACATGTGGTTGTAGGAAGTGGGACATGTGTGGAGTACCTTGCAATCATGGTGTTTCTGCAATCAACAAGGCAAAACTACAGCCAAAAGATTTTGTTCATGATTTCTTCAAGAAACCAATGTATAAGGCAGCTTATAGTCCAATAGTTTTCCCTGTGCCTGGGCCTGATTTGTGGCCAAAGACTAGAACCCCTGACATTGAATCACCAGTGTTCAAAGAAAAGCCAGGAAACAAAGAGACAAAGAGGAGAAAGAGCAAGTTTGAAAAGCCAGCTCCAAAGGATACATCTAGGATGGCAACTATCACTTGTAGCAATTGCAATAGGACTGGGCATAGATACACTAGTTGCAAGTAGGCTCTTAAACCAGCCCTAGCTATGAGAATGAACCAGCACCAGGTAACTATTGTTGTAGGTTTTTGTAAAATTTCACATACCAGTTTCTAACATTTGTATGCTGTAATTTCAGGATGATACACCCAGAACTgtatctgctcctgctgctgctcaaaCTGCAGCTCCAGCTCCACCAGCTCCAAGGGCTCCAAGGGTATCAAGGAGAGCTCCTTCTGCTCCTGCTTCAGCTCCAAGTGCACCAAGGAGAgctccttctgctcctgctgcagctgctgctcctCCTGCTACAAGGGCAACAAAGAAAGCTAAAACTACAAGGACTGCAACTTCTAATGCTGGTGCTGGTCCAAGTTCTTCTACTGCTGGTGCTGGTCCAAGTTCCTCTACTGCTGCTGGGCCAAGAGGAAGAAACAAGTTCACCCCCCCAAGAGTTGCAGGTAATGGAAGAGTGAGGAAGCCATCCTTTAAGATGTCTGAGTGGTTCAACTGTTCTCAAGGGAGCAGGTGAAGTTGTGTTAATTTGTGGTGAGCtgatgatgttcaaaacatctgcattttggttgtgatgacACCTTTCATGTAAGGTACCTAGTGGACTTGTTGGGCTGTGATGAAAACTTGTGTTGCTTCTGGTTAGCTGTTGATGTTCTAAACATCTTTATTCTGGCTGTCATGAGTACTTTCATGTAAGGTACCTAGTGGACTTGTTGGGCTGTGATGAAAACTTGGTGTTGCTTCTGGTTAGCTGttcatgttcaaaacatctttattTTGGTTGAGTACTTTCTGGTTAGTTGTGGCTCCTAATTTTCTTATTGTTTGCTAATAAGTGTGATGAATGTGGCTACTACTGTGATCCAAGATtacctaatttgatcatctagggtgcctcggcgtcgacgacatccaagataacctaatttgatcatctagggtgcctcggcgtcgacggcatccaagataacctaatttgatcatctagggtgcctcggcgtcgacggcatccaagataacctaatttgatcatctagggtgcctcggcgtcgacgacATCCAAGATAAACTAATTTGATCAACTAGGGTGCCTCGNNNNNNNNNNNNNNNNNNNNNNNNNNNNNNNNNNNNNNNNNNNNNNNNNNNNNNNNNNNNNNNNNNNNNNNNNNNNNNNNNNNNNNNNNNNNNNNNNNNNNNNNNNNNNNNNNNNNNNNNNNNNNNNNNNNNNNNNNNNNNNNNNNNNNNNNNNNNNNNNNNNNNNNNNNNNNNNNNNNNNNNNNNNNNNNNNNNNNNNNNNNNNNNNNNNNNNNNNNNNNNNNNNNNNNNNNNNNNNNNNNNNNNNNNNNNNNNNNNNNNNNNNNNNNNNNNNNNNNNNNNNNNNNNNNNNNNNNNNNNNNNNNNNNNNNNNNNNNNNNNNNNNNNNNNNNNNNNNNNNNNNNNNNTCCaagataacctaatttgatcatctagggtgcctcggcgtcgacggcatccaagataacctaatttgatcatctagggtgcctcggcgtcgacgacatccaagataacctaatttgatcatctagggtgcctcggcgtcgacggcatccaagataacctaatttgatcatctagggtgcctcgacgtcgacggtatccaagataacctaatttgatcatctagggtgcctcgacgtcgacgatATCCAACATATCCTCATTCCATCATTTAGGGTGCCATAGTTAACATTAATGAcatagttaacatcatacttaacaacTCTAGTCACTAAcatagttaacatcatacttaacaacTCTAGTCACTAACATAGTTAACATCATGACACcatagttaacatcatacttaacaacTCTAGTCAACAACATAGTTAACATCATGACACcatagttaacatcatacttaacaacATAGTTAACATCATGACACCATAGTTCAAAGCTTACAAGACATAGTTCAAGGCTACACCCTACTTCAAATACTGCAAACTGCCACTAGTTCACACATTACGAGCCATAGTTCAATGCTTGAAACTTAAGATAATGACCCACATGGTCAGATTACAAATCACTCTTCATCACAAATATCCTTGATGTCCTTCAGCTTTCTCTTGTTCTTGTCACTAGCTTTGACAAGATCAGCAATGTGAAACTCCAAATTCCTCCTCTCAGTGCTCAACTTTTCCTTCTCCTTCAAATGAGCAAACTTCAGATTCCTAATCACATTACCTTGGGCAACCTGAATGCTCTTCAACTAGTCAACCTTTTGCTTCAGTTCTTTGTTCTCAGCATCCATTGCACCCAGTTGTTCCTTTAAAGCTGAAATATTGTTGTTCAAAGGAGGAGTGATCTCCTCACGTTCACCTTGTTGGACTTCATTTTCCTTGGGAATATTGTCCTGGGTATCAAGTAGGTTGTTCACATCCTCAACAAGCTTCTCATAAGTCTCATGTAGCTTGTTCTTCTGTGATGTGAGATTGTGGACA
This DNA window, taken from Triticum aestivum cultivar Chinese Spring chromosome 1D, IWGSC CS RefSeq v2.1, whole genome shotgun sequence, encodes the following:
- the LOC123168418 gene encoding ubiquitin carboxyl-terminal hydrolase 23 encodes the protein MDGDSMPVALPAPPEEEKEQQQPAADAIQLQPLESDLGQAVKENREKTSQGQSSSQDTNFLNHAQRGSFADEDIKILLKCARQFNPMLDYVDTSCCSRNLICGESYYRVGAALSNPEGWTCFVNCILQCVVHTVPLVLKLQKDDHTDACPGASGKFCCYCSLKVHADEVISLSGAVLYPKKFVEHLKLFSENCRRGRHQDAHEFLRCLLDKLDEASVPPRSPSSERPSSIVTQVFGGQLKSQLHCPECNYCSDRLEPFLDLNLEVIPMATVMDALKSFTKIEVFENYGCDGCKSRVNMEKQLKVEQAPEVLVIQLKRFQNFGSHITKIEDCMMYQEELDLNPFMSSPDNKPQKYDLYGVVEHEGAPSNGHYVCYIRSSRTNWFHFNDSKVMKINDAMALESEAYLLFYAKQGSSPWFSTLLKRKNYVSGDTEEGGYSSSSSEDDYYPEGLSWHNDGDKTRSATKEETDLQLRQIISMQKEKCREREIEEKAKAEGDSSIQTTCPESLSWRNDDDKTRSARKRTWEWDNNLEAVEEEEEEEEEEDDDDDVEEDHTTMSARTNYLG